A segment of the Streptomyces sp. NBC_01235 genome:
GTTCGAGCTTCACTCCGACGCCCCGCAGGGTGTGCAGATAGCGCGGCCGGGCCGCCGTCTCGCCCAGTTTGCGCCGCAGCCAGGACAGATGGACGTCGATGGTCTGGTCGTCGCCGTAGGACTGCTGCCACACCTCGGCCAGCAGGTCCCGGCGCGAGACCACGACCCCCGGCCGGCCCGCGAGGAAGGCCAGCAGGTCGAACTCCCGGCGGGTGAGGTCCAGCCGTACGCCGTCCAACTCGGCCTGGCGGCGCAGCGGGTCGACGGTCAGGCCGCCGACGCGCAGGACGGCGGAGGGCGGGGCTTCCCCCGCACCGGACCGGGCCCGCCGCAGCACCGCCGCCATCCGGGCCGACAGGTGCTCCACCGAGAACGGCT
Coding sequences within it:
- a CDS encoding response regulator transcription factor is translated as MASVLVVEDDQFVRSALIRQLTDASHTVRSVGTALEALREVAHFRFDVVVLDLGLPDLDGSEALKMLRGITDVPVIIATARDDEREIVRLLNAGADDYLTKPFSVEHLSARMAAVLRRARSGAGEAPPSAVLRVGGLTVDPLRRQAELDGVRLDLTRREFDLLAFLAGRPGVVVSRRDLLAEVWQQSYGDDQTIDVHLSWLRRKLGETAARPRYLHTLRGVGVKLEPPGEAGPAR